AATGGGCAACTGTTCGTTACCATCCTTTAAATGAAAGGTTTCACCTTCGGACAAGGGTATACCACGCGAATACATCAGCGATAACCGCCACAGGTAGTAAAGCGCCGACGTACCTTTGCCGCCCATCACACCCAGCGCCGCCGCAGAAGCGCCTTCCTTTTTATAGATATCTGCTATCGGTATCTTATCCAGTTCGTCATAACCCACGCCGAAGGGTTGGTACGGGTCGGTGAATTTATCGGTGTAGTGCTTTACATAGAGGTCATTCAATCCGGAAAACGAATTTTTTGAAAGAAACTGAATTTCCTTTTCATTGAAACCCATTTTTGTCAGCACTGCCGGGTCCTTTAGCTGTTCAGCGGTATAAAATTTCCCGCCGATCATTTTCAGGGCGTTCTTATCATAAGCATGTTCCGACCCTTCGGCATTGGGATAGGGGATGGCTTCAATCCTGAACTCATCGACATACTCAAAAAACTTCTCGTAGCCGGGTTTGGTGATATGGTCGGCGCCGAAATCGGCATACAACCCATCCGACAGGCCATCGCGCCCGGTAAATACGTGCCCGCCGTACCTTCCCGAGGCTTCAAGCACGGTTACATCGTGCCCGGCCTTCATCAGTTCATAGGCGCAGCAAAGCCCGGTTATGCCTGCACCGGCAACAATAATTTTTTTGGGGACCGGAATGTTCGTAGCGGCAAAAGCCAATTGCGGAGCAAGGGCAGCGCCTGCACCGGCTACGATGGTTGATCTGATAAATTCGCGTCGTTTTATCTTAGGCATTGTAGGAAGGTTTTCAAGTGCAATATAAGGTTTTCGATAATTCCCGCC
Above is a window of Mucilaginibacter ginsenosidivorans DNA encoding:
- a CDS encoding flavin monoamine oxidase family protein gives rise to the protein MPKIKRREFIRSTIVAGAGAALAPQLAFAATNIPVPKKIIVAGAGITGLCCAYELMKAGHDVTVLEASGRYGGHVFTGRDGLSDGLYADFGADHITKPGYEKFFEYVDEFRIEAIPYPNAEGSEHAYDKNALKMIGGKFYTAEQLKDPAVLTKMGFNEKEIQFLSKNSFSGLNDLYVKHYTDKFTDPYQPFGVGYDELDKIPIADIYKKEGASAAALGVMGGKGTSALYYLWRLSLMYSRGIPLSEGETFHLKDGNEQLPIAFAKRLGDKLKLNNPITAIQHNAQGVTVTYKSYGSDREKQMSADFLVNCITLPVFRNIPVTPPLSAAKQYVVDNLAYSSHPFFVFEAATKFWLDDGYQSINMEFEHPDIYSIWQETNHVDTSRIILKAFGPSGVSPQRVLAAFREVYPGKKDTIEQALTLDWSKDRYAPVCEMEPFPIGEMHKFWPQIMLPEGRIYFAGTYADNMSRGMESCIRSAQRVAQEIAKI